The following are encoded together in the Candidatus Bandiella woodruffii genome:
- a CDS encoding phosphatase PAP2 family protein has product MKKLIYLILITFFLASLFVYKAEIDIYSSRLFFSESANTFFLQKNIFLAIIANSAFLFAFLVLSYSGIVILKKFFKTRSYSIKLYKKEIFVIAVFLLGSMLLVQGIIKPYFGRARPYQIQQFGGELEFTRAFEVSNQCKSDCSFVSFHTSLGMVLVAYAMQLTRGRRRFVILSTCSTMLFMATRIAQGKHFLSDVIFSACFMTIVMSILLMTLKPNQD; this is encoded by the coding sequence ATGAAAAAGCTGATTTATTTGATACTAATAACATTTTTTTTAGCTAGTTTATTTGTTTATAAAGCAGAAATTGATATATATTCATCACGGTTGTTTTTTTCGGAATCTGCGAATACATTTTTTTTACAAAAAAATATCTTTTTAGCTATAATAGCAAATTCCGCATTTCTATTTGCTTTTTTGGTATTGTCTTATAGCGGCATAGTAATTCTCAAAAAATTCTTTAAAACACGCTCGTATAGTATTAAACTATACAAGAAGGAGATTTTTGTAATCGCAGTCTTTCTGTTGGGCTCTATGCTTTTAGTACAGGGAATTATAAAACCATATTTTGGCAGAGCGAGACCTTATCAAATCCAACAGTTTGGTGGGGAACTTGAATTTACACGTGCATTTGAGGTCTCCAACCAATGTAAATCCGATTGTTCATTTGTTTCGTTCCACACTTCTCTTGGAATGGTATTGGTAGCATATGCAATGCAGCTAACAAGGGGGAGAAGAAGATTTGTTATATTATCAACCTGTTCTACCATGTTATTTATGGCGACCAGAATTGCCCAAGGAAAACATTTTTTAAGTGACGTTATATTCTCTGCGTGTTTTATGACGATTGTTATGTCAATACTGTTGATGACATTGAAACCAAATCAAGACTAA
- a CDS encoding cytochrome c maturation protein CcmE, translating to MLYKNKYTRQRAILISVFIFLGALGVYLLLWVFSNNIFLYTTPSEIISTNQIGSAVRLGGKVQNGSISYMVDSKITTFVIYDNKQQIKVTYKGIIPSLFKEGQEVVVYGKLGENHVFEAKELLAKHDENYIPKTKNEVR from the coding sequence ATGCTTTATAAAAATAAATATACCAGACAAAGAGCTATATTAATATCAGTTTTTATATTTCTTGGCGCACTCGGTGTGTATTTATTGCTTTGGGTTTTTAGCAACAACATATTCTTATATACTACCCCTTCAGAAATAATAAGCACCAATCAAATTGGCAGCGCAGTCAGGCTTGGAGGCAAAGTGCAAAATGGTAGTATAAGTTATATGGTTGACTCAAAAATCACCACATTTGTTATCTACGATAATAAACAACAAATCAAAGTAACATATAAAGGTATTATACCAAGTCTATTTAAAGAGGGGCAAGAAGTGGTTGTTTATGGAAAGTTAGGAGAAAATCACGTGTTTGAAGCTAAAGAACTGCTGGCAAAACATGATGAAAACTATATACCAAAAACAAAAAACGAGGTGCGATGA
- the rpoZ gene encoding DNA-directed RNA polymerase subunit omega — MARITVEDCIKYVQNRFELVVVAAQRGKELNHGAVPVINDNPKIKKDKDAIIALREIAANQLNIESLKNSIIRKSSLDEDAEHVRATRTQVDEEEMDQAIVEEIESFKEPAHIQTDQLYQDEEISEE, encoded by the coding sequence ATGGCAAGAATTACAGTAGAAGATTGCATAAAATATGTTCAAAATAGATTTGAGCTTGTGGTTGTTGCAGCTCAAAGAGGGAAAGAGCTAAATCATGGCGCTGTGCCAGTTATCAACGATAATCCCAAGATTAAAAAGGATAAAGACGCAATAATAGCGTTAAGAGAGATTGCAGCGAATCAGTTAAATATTGAATCGTTAAAAAACTCTATTATAAGGAAATCCTCTCTGGACGAAGATGCCGAACACGTGCGTGCAACAAGAACACAAGTGGATGAAGAGGAGATGGACCAAGCAATAGTTGAGGAAATCGAATCTTTTAAAGAACCAGCTCATATCCAAACTGACCAGTTATACCAAGACGAAGAGATTAGCGAAGAGTGA
- the rplI gene encoding 50S ribosomal protein L9, with protein MEIILLEKIKKLGNIGDVVQVKDGYARNYLLIRNKALRVTASNKAKFEAQKELIEKANIEKRKEALLDLQKIDGKTFAVVRQAGDDGRLYGSVTNRDIANILASNFDIKINVESITLHNKIKEIGFHHVSIELHADVEAKIRIIVARSQEEAKNELQKEKEASNLSKSDTAQQSSEKSEESVKTAKKAAANKKDEVEQAAEKI; from the coding sequence ATGGAAATAATACTTTTAGAAAAAATAAAGAAGTTAGGAAATATAGGGGATGTGGTGCAAGTTAAAGATGGCTATGCTCGCAATTATTTACTGATCAGAAACAAGGCTTTACGTGTTACTGCGTCAAACAAAGCGAAATTTGAGGCACAAAAGGAGCTGATAGAAAAAGCAAATATAGAAAAAAGAAAAGAAGCTTTGCTTGATTTGCAGAAAATTGACGGAAAAACATTCGCTGTTGTTAGACAAGCTGGAGATGATGGCAGACTATATGGGTCTGTAACCAATAGAGACATTGCAAACATACTAGCATCCAACTTTGACATAAAAATTAATGTGGAAAGCATTACTTTGCACAATAAGATTAAGGAAATTGGGTTTCATCATGTGAGTATTGAGTTGCATGCGGATGTTGAAGCAAAAATAAGAATAATTGTTGCTAGGTCGCAGGAAGAAGCTAAGAACGAGTTGCAAAAAGAAAAAGAGGCAAGCAATCTTAGTAAGAGTGATACAGCTCAGCAATCCAGTGAAAAATCTGAAGAGTCTGTAAAAACCGCAAAAAAAGCAGCAGCAAATAAAAAAGATGAAGTTGAACAAGCTGCTGAAAAAATATAA
- the rpsR gene encoding 30S ribosomal protein S18: MENLIPNTLLFNRSVAVKHVQKCPLADVSDDLINYKNIELCKKYISEKGKIMPPRITNVSANKQRKLKNAIKVARHLALLPYTVL, translated from the coding sequence ATGGAAAATCTAATACCAAACACCTTATTGTTTAATAGAAGCGTTGCTGTAAAACATGTACAAAAATGCCCTTTAGCAGATGTTAGCGATGATTTAATCAACTACAAAAACATCGAGTTATGCAAAAAATATATTTCGGAGAAGGGAAAAATCATGCCCCCTAGGATTACTAACGTGTCTGCAAACAAACAAAGGAAGCTGAAAAATGCTATAAAAGTTGCAAGACACTTGGCATTACTGCCTTATACTGTTTTATAA
- the rpsF gene encoding 30S ribosomal protein S6: MRFYECTFIIRQDLPAQDVHKLSEKYKGVVEKTGGQVIKKEYWGLRSLAYEIKKNKKGHYIFFGLKATPETITKVENDFKISEDVIKFLTIRVDRIDEKPSLMMQTPSETEK, translated from the coding sequence ATGAGATTTTATGAATGTACTTTCATAATAAGACAAGACCTGCCGGCCCAAGATGTGCACAAGCTTTCTGAAAAATATAAAGGTGTGGTAGAAAAAACAGGTGGTCAAGTTATAAAAAAAGAATATTGGGGCTTAAGAAGTTTGGCCTATGAAATTAAAAAGAATAAAAAAGGACACTACATATTTTTTGGCCTAAAAGCAACGCCGGAAACTATCACCAAAGTCGAAAATGACTTTAAGATCAGTGAAGATGTAATTAAATTTTTGACAATCCGTGTGGACAGAATTGACGAAAAACCTTCGTTGATGATGCAAACCCCAAGCGAAACTGAAAAATAA